Proteins co-encoded in one Bradyrhizobium sp. 170 genomic window:
- a CDS encoding response regulator transcription factor — translation MTAAANTHLVIADDHPLFRDALRQAVGSVVASAIVSEAGSFDDLTALLERDSDVDLILLDLTMPGISGFSGLIYLRAQYPAIPVVIVSASDDAGTIRRSLDFGASGFIPKRFGVETLRDAILKVMEGDVWVPPDTDLTSADDPDMARLRDRLVTLTPQQVRVLMMLSEGLLNKQIAYELGVSEATIKAHVSAILQKLGVESRTQAVIAAAKISGGQWRQGTPTT, via the coding sequence ATGACCGCCGCTGCCAATACCCATCTCGTCATTGCCGATGACCACCCGCTATTCCGCGATGCTTTGCGGCAGGCGGTGGGCAGTGTGGTGGCGTCGGCCATCGTCAGCGAGGCCGGGTCGTTCGACGATCTCACCGCGCTGCTGGAACGGGATTCCGACGTCGATTTGATCCTGCTCGATCTCACCATGCCGGGGATCTCGGGCTTCTCCGGCCTGATCTACCTGCGCGCGCAATATCCGGCGATCCCGGTGGTGATTGTGTCCGCGAGCGACGATGCTGGCACGATCCGACGCTCGCTGGATTTCGGCGCCTCCGGCTTCATTCCCAAGCGCTTCGGCGTCGAAACCCTGCGCGACGCCATCTTGAAGGTGATGGAGGGCGACGTCTGGGTTCCGCCGGACACCGATCTCACCTCGGCCGACGATCCCGACATGGCGCGCTTACGCGACCGGCTGGTCACGCTGACCCCGCAGCAGGTGCGCGTGCTGATGATGCTGTCGGAGGGCCTGCTCAACAAGCAGATCGCCTATGAGCTCGGCGTGTCGGAAGCGACCATCAAGGCGCATGTTTCGGCGATCCTGCAGAAGCTCGGCGTCGAGAGCCGCACGCAGGCCGTGATCGCGGCGGCGAAGATCTCCGGCGGCCAGTGGCGCCAGGGCACGCCGACGACGTAG
- the hemA gene encoding 5-aminolevulinate synthase codes for MDYSKFFSAALNRLHDERRYRVFADLERIAGRFPHAVWHSPKGPRNVVIWCSNDYLGMGQHPKVVGAMVETATRVGTGAGGTRNIAGTHHPLVQLEQELADLHGKQASLLFTSGYVSNQTGISTIAKLIPNCLILSDALNHNSMIEGVRQAGCERQIFRHNDMAHLEELLIAAGPDRPKLIACESLYSMDGDIAPLSKICDLAEKYGAMTYVDEVHAVGMYGPRGGGIAERDGVMHRIDVLEGTLAKAFGCLGGYIAGKAEIIDAVRSYAPGFIFTTALPPAICSAATAAIRHLKTSNWERERHQDRAARVKAILNAAGLPVMSNDTHIVPLFVGDPEKCKQASDMLLEEHGIYIQPINYPTVAKGTERLRITPSPYHDDGLIDRLAEALLQVWGRLGLPLKQQSLAAE; via the coding sequence ATGGATTACAGCAAATTTTTCAGTGCCGCCCTCAACCGCCTGCATGACGAGCGGCGCTACCGCGTTTTCGCCGACCTTGAACGGATCGCGGGCCGCTTCCCGCACGCGGTCTGGCACTCGCCGAAGGGCCCGCGCAACGTCGTGATCTGGTGCTCCAACGACTATCTCGGCATGGGCCAGCACCCGAAGGTGGTCGGCGCCATGGTCGAGACCGCCACAAGGGTTGGCACCGGCGCCGGCGGCACCCGCAACATCGCGGGCACCCATCATCCGCTGGTCCAGCTCGAACAGGAACTGGCCGACCTGCACGGCAAGCAGGCTTCGCTGCTCTTCACCTCCGGCTACGTCTCGAACCAGACCGGCATCTCGACGATCGCAAAACTCATTCCGAACTGCCTCATTCTATCTGACGCGCTGAACCACAATTCGATGATCGAAGGCGTGCGCCAGGCCGGCTGCGAGCGGCAGATTTTCCGCCACAACGACATGGCGCATCTGGAAGAGCTGCTGATCGCGGCGGGGCCGGACCGGCCGAAGCTGATCGCCTGCGAGAGCCTGTATTCGATGGACGGCGACATAGCCCCGCTTTCGAAGATCTGCGATCTCGCCGAGAAGTACGGCGCCATGACCTATGTCGATGAAGTCCATGCGGTCGGCATGTACGGCCCGCGCGGCGGCGGCATCGCCGAGCGCGACGGCGTCATGCACCGCATCGACGTGCTCGAAGGCACGCTCGCCAAGGCCTTCGGCTGCCTCGGCGGCTATATCGCCGGCAAGGCCGAGATCATCGATGCGGTCCGCTCCTATGCGCCGGGCTTCATCTTTACGACCGCGCTGCCGCCGGCGATCTGCTCGGCCGCTACCGCTGCGATCCGCCACCTCAAGACCTCGAACTGGGAGCGTGAGCGCCACCAGGACCGAGCCGCCCGCGTGAAGGCGATCCTCAATGCCGCCGGCCTGCCGGTGATGTCGAACGACACCCACATCGTGCCGCTGTTCGTCGGCGATCCCGAGAAGTGCAAGCAGGCCTCCGACATGCTGCTGGAGGAGCACGGCATCTACATCCAGCCGATCAACTATCCGACGGTCGCCAAGGGAACCGAGCGGCTGCGGATCACGCCTTCGCCCTACCACGACGACGGCCTGATCGATCGGCTCGCCGAAGCGCTGCTGCAGGTCTGGGGCCGTCTCGGCCTGCCGCTGAAGCAGCAATCGCTGGCGGCCGAGTAA
- a CDS encoding MBL fold metallo-hydrolase, which produces MHSKTDMVQSSAEALRYPFENHPGHDQVVEVVPGVLWVRLKLPFRLNHVNIYLLADGDGWAMIDSGFGNEESIAAWTTLFEGPLRHVKITRLIVTHSHPDHVGLAGWITERFDCPLQMTQVEYLQSVYHQNRGTEERRNAQRLFFRRHGMDEGLTDKLLGRGQDYLKRVSVLPPSYRRISHGDEVVIGTRRFKVITGGGHALDQVMLYCAADKLFLSADQVLSKISPNVSVWAVEPDQNSLGEYLASLASLTTTLPYDVMVLPGHGVPFYGLKTRIKQLADHHEDRCRLIAEACREVPQTSKELVPVVFHKHVLDEHQMGFAAGELVAHVNYMLVEGRLTCEVSDGILRFRTT; this is translated from the coding sequence ATGCATTCGAAAACCGACATGGTGCAGTCCTCGGCCGAGGCACTGCGATACCCCTTCGAAAACCACCCCGGCCACGATCAGGTCGTCGAGGTGGTGCCCGGCGTGCTTTGGGTTCGCCTCAAGCTGCCGTTCCGGCTCAATCACGTGAACATCTATCTGCTGGCCGACGGCGACGGTTGGGCGATGATCGATTCCGGCTTCGGCAATGAAGAATCCATTGCGGCCTGGACCACCCTGTTCGAGGGGCCGCTGCGGCATGTGAAGATCACGCGGCTGATCGTCACCCATTCGCACCCCGATCACGTCGGCCTTGCCGGCTGGATCACGGAGCGTTTCGACTGCCCGCTGCAGATGACGCAGGTCGAATACCTGCAATCGGTCTATCACCAGAACCGCGGCACCGAGGAGCGGCGCAATGCGCAGCGGCTGTTCTTCCGCCGCCACGGCATGGACGAGGGCTTGACCGACAAGTTGCTCGGCCGTGGCCAGGACTATTTGAAGCGCGTCTCGGTGCTGCCGCCGTCCTATCGGCGCATCTCGCATGGCGACGAGGTCGTGATCGGCACGCGGCGTTTCAAGGTGATCACCGGCGGCGGCCATGCGCTCGACCAGGTGATGCTGTATTGCGCCGCCGACAAGCTGTTCCTCTCCGCCGATCAGGTGCTGAGCAAGATTTCGCCCAATGTCAGCGTCTGGGCCGTCGAGCCCGACCAGAACTCGCTCGGGGAATACCTGGCCTCGCTCGCCAGCCTCACCACCACGCTGCCCTACGACGTGATGGTGCTGCCCGGCCACGGCGTGCCGTTCTACGGGCTGAAGACCCGCATCAAGCAGCTCGCCGACCATCACGAGGACCGCTGCCGCCTGATCGCCGAAGCCTGCCGCGAGGTCCCGCAAACCTCGAAAGAGCTGGTGCCGGTCGTGTTCCACAAGCACGTGCTGGACGAGCACCAGATGGGCTTTGCCGCCGGCGAACTGGTCGCGCACGTCAATTACATGCTGGTCGAGGGCCGCCTGACCTGCGAAGTCAGCGACGGCATATTGCGGTTCCGCACCACCTGA
- a CDS encoding HAMP domain-containing methyl-accepting chemotaxis protein, translated as MAARSNSRLKGFRFGVRGSLFAAFAVIAGMAIIISAGAGLMLGRLGGTMVDLSGRDIPRLAASLQLSAQSASLASQGPALLAARSEEALNDRTRKMKETQAVALQKLGEIVELGADKAVVAALTENMKNIDEVIKSLGSAARERLELGAQHEKLYDAVRKAQRRFVAAAGPAAIDAQTELYSIYAAPNFSQAEAIRAHKTADQLADIAASGNLMAFDMIAALSTNNGEVLEATGRDFRTAQARVKSNLEALPKTTAMRSVQNTTLSLLALADGKTGIFKVRQQELDADDYGQTILEETRKLNVGLGISVQQLVDAVQKETDAAAWQARQEISFGTMVMLALGVSTLVGSILFVWLYVGRNILRRISNLQRSMQVLSSGDLESEVYQSHAQDEIGAMADSLQVFRESMIQSRALSAEQDKDRVAKSERASRMEARIVEFEGTVRTALDSLSSAAGSMQSTAQSMSATADQSSALVTAVATAAEQTSANVQTVSSGTEELSSSIEEIGRQVITSAEIARKAVDDAGETDATMQGLADNAARISVVVDLIQTIASQTNLLALNATIEAARAGDAGRGFAVVASEVKSLANQTAKATDEIRQQIVSMQTVTTTAVSAIRNISNTISEINEVTTAIAAAVEEQGAATREIARNIQHAAGGTSEVSTNIVGVSSASSQAGTAAGEVLTASGALRREADVLREEIDAFLSNIRAA; from the coding sequence ATGGCGGCACGATCCAATTCACGGCTCAAGGGTTTTCGCTTCGGCGTCAGGGGCAGTCTGTTTGCCGCCTTCGCCGTCATCGCCGGCATGGCGATCATCATCTCCGCCGGCGCCGGCCTGATGCTCGGGCGGCTCGGCGGGACCATGGTCGACCTGAGCGGACGGGATATCCCCCGTCTTGCCGCCAGCTTGCAGCTATCCGCGCAGAGCGCGAGCCTCGCCAGCCAGGGGCCGGCGCTGCTGGCTGCGCGCAGCGAAGAGGCGCTGAACGATCGAACCAGGAAAATGAAGGAAACCCAGGCGGTCGCGCTGCAGAAGCTCGGCGAGATCGTCGAACTCGGTGCCGACAAGGCGGTCGTCGCGGCGCTCACCGAGAACATGAAGAACATCGATGAGGTGATCAAGAGCCTCGGCTCGGCCGCGCGCGAGCGGCTCGAACTGGGCGCCCAGCACGAAAAGCTCTACGACGCGGTGCGCAAGGCGCAGCGGCGCTTCGTGGCCGCCGCTGGACCAGCGGCAATCGACGCGCAGACCGAGCTCTACAGCATCTACGCTGCCCCCAACTTCTCGCAAGCCGAGGCCATCCGGGCCCACAAAACGGCCGACCAGCTCGCCGACATCGCCGCCAGCGGCAATCTCATGGCGTTCGACATGATCGCCGCGCTGTCGACCAACAACGGCGAAGTACTCGAAGCGACCGGCAGGGACTTTCGCACCGCGCAGGCGCGCGTGAAGTCGAATCTCGAAGCGCTGCCCAAGACCACGGCGATGCGGTCCGTTCAAAACACAACCCTGAGCCTGCTGGCGCTTGCCGACGGCAAGACCGGCATCTTCAAGGTCCGCCAGCAGGAACTGGACGCGGACGATTACGGCCAGACCATTCTGGAGGAAACCCGCAAGCTCAATGTCGGCCTCGGCATCAGCGTGCAGCAACTGGTCGACGCCGTGCAGAAGGAAACCGACGCCGCGGCCTGGCAGGCGCGTCAGGAGATTTCGTTCGGGACCATGGTCATGCTCGCCCTCGGCGTATCGACACTGGTCGGTTCGATCCTGTTCGTCTGGCTCTATGTCGGCCGCAACATCCTGCGGCGGATCAGCAACCTGCAGCGCTCGATGCAAGTGTTGTCCAGCGGCGACCTCGAATCGGAGGTCTATCAAAGCCACGCGCAGGACGAGATCGGCGCCATGGCGGATTCGCTGCAGGTGTTCCGCGAGAGCATGATCCAGAGCCGCGCGCTCTCCGCCGAGCAGGACAAGGACCGCGTCGCCAAGAGCGAACGCGCCTCCCGCATGGAAGCGCGCATCGTCGAGTTCGAAGGCACCGTTCGCACCGCGCTCGACAGCCTGTCGTCCGCGGCGGGCTCGATGCAGTCGACCGCGCAAAGCATGTCGGCGACCGCCGATCAATCGAGCGCACTGGTGACCGCGGTGGCAACCGCCGCCGAGCAGACGTCGGCCAACGTGCAGACCGTGTCGTCGGGCACCGAGGAATTGTCCTCCTCGATCGAGGAGATCGGCCGCCAGGTCATCACCTCGGCGGAGATCGCCCGCAAGGCGGTCGACGACGCCGGCGAGACCGATGCCACCATGCAGGGGCTTGCGGACAATGCCGCGCGGATCAGCGTGGTGGTCGATCTGATCCAGACCATCGCCTCGCAGACCAACCTGCTGGCGCTGAACGCCACCATCGAGGCGGCACGCGCCGGCGACGCCGGCCGCGGCTTCGCCGTGGTCGCCTCCGAGGTGAAGAGCCTCGCCAACCAGACCGCGAAGGCCACCGACGAGATCCGCCAGCAGATCGTCAGCATGCAGACGGTGACTACGACGGCGGTCTCGGCGATCAGGAACATCAGCAACACGATCAGCGAGATCAACGAGGTGACCACCGCGATCGCGGCCGCGGTCGAGGAGCAGGGTGCGGCGACGCGCGAGATCGCCCGCAACATCCAGCACGCCGCCGGCGGCACCAGCGAGGTTTCCACCAACATCGTCGGTGTATCCAGCGCCTCGTCGCAGGCCGGAACCGCCGCCGGCGAGGTACTGACCGCCTCCGGCGCGCTGCGACGGGAAGCCGACGTGCTGCGCGAAGAGATCGACGCGTTCCTGTCGAATATCCGGGCGGCTTAA
- a CDS encoding HAD-IA family hydrolase, with the protein MPGFGKALLFDIDGTLADTDALHLEAFNQVFAPHGHVFDRDRASKELMGFSNASISGRFLPGQSPERQAAIMAEKEEAFRKLASGQIKPLAGLMKLLALADRANVPMVAVTNAPRLNAEMMLFGLGIMQRFKAVIIGDELPHGKPHPLPYLEGLRAVSAAPDLSLAFEDSRSGVQAASAAGIATIGIRTSLGHGDLVAAGAVCTAETFDDPELVGLVAETMGW; encoded by the coding sequence ATGCCGGGATTCGGGAAAGCGCTGCTGTTCGACATTGACGGCACATTGGCCGACACCGATGCGCTCCATCTGGAAGCGTTCAATCAAGTGTTCGCGCCCCATGGCCACGTGTTCGATCGCGACCGCGCCTCGAAAGAGCTGATGGGGTTTTCCAATGCTTCGATCAGCGGGCGGTTCCTGCCCGGCCAATCGCCGGAGCGACAGGCCGCCATCATGGCGGAGAAGGAAGAAGCGTTCCGCAAGCTCGCATCGGGGCAAATCAAACCGCTAGCGGGTCTGATGAAATTGCTTGCCCTGGCGGATCGCGCGAACGTCCCCATGGTGGCGGTAACCAACGCGCCTCGCCTGAACGCCGAAATGATGCTTTTCGGACTGGGCATCATGCAGCGGTTCAAGGCTGTCATCATCGGCGACGAGCTTCCGCACGGAAAGCCGCACCCGCTGCCGTATCTGGAGGGTTTGCGCGCAGTGAGCGCCGCGCCCGACCTGTCTCTCGCATTCGAGGATTCCCGCTCCGGCGTTCAAGCCGCTTCCGCTGCCGGTATCGCGACGATTGGAATACGGACGAGCCTTGGCCATGGCGATCTGGTTGCTGCGGGCGCGGTCTGCACGGCCGAGACCTTTGACGATCCGGAACTGGTAGGGCTGGTCGCGGAGACGATGGGCTGGTGA
- a CDS encoding outer membrane beta-barrel protein produces the protein MKKIFAALVAFAALTATAPALGADLGGRSYYKQAPAYAPVPLWTGFYIGGHLGGAFSGSNSFNGAVLSDSSARLLGGVQAGLDWQFAPNWVLGTEGQYSWLGKNNLTATFPGGYVYTNDQRGLGSITARIGYTWGAGLVYVKGGYAYSDNSERVTLAGVPTAFLLDGNHSNGYTVGTGVEYMFAPNWAVKGEYMYYDFGSSRFVTPAALAPFGNFHTDDHTLKLGVNYRFNFASPVVARY, from the coding sequence ATGAAGAAGATTTTTGCAGCCCTCGTGGCCTTCGCAGCCCTTACCGCCACAGCCCCCGCCCTTGGCGCCGATCTCGGCGGGCGCTCCTACTACAAACAGGCGCCCGCCTATGCGCCGGTCCCTCTCTGGACCGGTTTCTATATCGGCGGCCATCTCGGCGGCGCCTTCAGCGGCAGCAACAGCTTCAACGGCGCGGTGCTGAGCGATTCCAGCGCCCGCCTGCTCGGCGGCGTTCAGGCCGGCCTCGATTGGCAATTCGCGCCGAACTGGGTGCTCGGCACCGAGGGCCAGTATTCCTGGCTCGGCAAGAACAACCTCACCGCCACCTTCCCCGGCGGCTACGTCTACACCAACGATCAGCGCGGCCTCGGCTCGATCACGGCCCGCATCGGCTACACCTGGGGTGCGGGCCTGGTCTATGTCAAAGGCGGTTACGCCTATTCCGACAACAGCGAGAGGGTGACCCTGGCCGGCGTTCCGACCGCCTTCCTGCTCGATGGCAACCACAGCAACGGCTACACCGTCGGCACCGGCGTCGAATACATGTTCGCCCCGAACTGGGCGGTCAAAGGCGAGTACATGTATTATGACTTCGGCAGCAGCCGCTTCGTGACCCCTGCCGCGCTGGCGCCGTTTGGAAACTTCCACACTGACGACCACACGCTGAAGCTCGGCGTCAACTATCGCTTCAACTTCGCGAGCCCGGTGGTGGCACGCTACTGA
- a CDS encoding PAS domain-containing hybrid sensor histidine kinase/response regulator has protein sequence MLHDWGVIAAAFAYIGLLFGVASYGDRLSPSQRGRAGMLIYPLSLAIYCTSWTFFGSVGFATRTSTDFLAIYVGPILMIGLCTPLLRRVIQLAKSQNITSIADFIAARYGKSQAVAATVAVIAIFGSVPYIALQLKAVASSLETILSEDKLFSSIPIIGDIALVVTLAMAAFAVLFGTRQTDATEHQHGLMLAIATESIVKLVAFLAAGAFVTFWMFTPVELIERAMKTPEAVRAINYSPSIGNFLTMTLLSFCAIMLLPRQFHVSVVENSSPEEVSRARWLFPLYLVAINLFVIPIALAGLVTFPFGAVDSDMYVLALPIEADSPLLSIAVFVGGLSAATAMVIVECVALSIMVSNDIVLPLVLQRSPATRDGSKDFGDFLLSIRRFAIFAIMVMAYFYYRALGNAQLAAIGLLSFAALAQLAPAFFGGLFWREGTARGAMTGMLVGFAVWAYTLFLPSFLEGNPTGLLLLQHGPFGIEALRPRALFGADLPPLMHGVLWSLSLNILTYIVMSIAQRPSSIERLQADLFVPNTLAPIAPTFRRWRTTVTVQDIQSTVAQYLGPERAAQAFETFAAGNLDPAAPADFELLQHAERLIASSIGAASSRLVMSLLLRKRTVSAKAALKLLDDSHAALHFNREILQTALNHVRQGIAVFDADLQLICSNAQFGEILALPPQVVQLGIPLQEILEFMGAVSPADFGDPDGLLQRRLDAYTTEGKPYLERLPDRHMVIEVRSNRMPGGGFVITFSDVTPSFEAAEALERANATLEKRVRDRTEELTRLNSELAQAKSTAEDANISKTRFLAAASHDILQPLNAARLYVTSLVERQSSGGEDSRLVENIDDSLEAIEEILGALLDISRLDAGAMTTSISSFKMADLMRSLEIEFAPIARAKGLELTFVPCSLPVQSDRSLLRRLLQNFISNAIKYTPRGRVLVGCRRHGQSLQIAVYDTGVGIPVTKRSEIFKEFHRLEQGARIARGLGLGLSIVERLARVLNHGIAIDANVSGGSVFSVTVPVAKAIDHTAAVTSATPLSKTPISGALVVCIENDPAILDGMKTLLTAWDAEVIAVTDPDAAIAAIESSGSSVTGLLVDYHLDRGNGVAAIREIRRRFGENIPAILITADRSPNVRAAAREENIAILNKPVKPASLRALLGQWRAQQLVAAE, from the coding sequence ATGCTGCACGACTGGGGTGTGATCGCCGCCGCGTTCGCCTATATCGGCCTGCTGTTCGGCGTCGCCAGCTATGGCGACCGGCTGTCGCCGAGCCAGCGCGGCCGCGCCGGCATGCTGATCTATCCGCTGTCGCTGGCGATCTACTGCACCTCCTGGACCTTCTTCGGCTCGGTCGGCTTCGCCACCCGCACCAGCACCGACTTCCTCGCGATCTATGTCGGCCCGATCCTGATGATCGGGCTATGCACGCCGCTGCTCCGGCGCGTGATCCAGCTCGCCAAGTCGCAGAACATCACCTCGATCGCCGACTTCATCGCGGCGCGCTACGGCAAGAGCCAGGCTGTCGCCGCCACGGTGGCTGTCATCGCGATCTTCGGATCGGTGCCTTACATCGCGCTGCAGCTCAAGGCGGTGGCGTCCTCGCTGGAAACGATCCTGAGCGAGGACAAGCTGTTCTCCTCGATTCCCATTATCGGCGACATCGCGCTGGTCGTGACACTGGCGATGGCGGCATTCGCGGTGCTGTTCGGCACCCGCCAGACCGACGCCACCGAGCACCAGCACGGCCTGATGCTGGCGATCGCCACCGAATCCATCGTCAAGCTGGTGGCCTTCCTCGCCGCCGGCGCCTTCGTCACCTTCTGGATGTTCACGCCCGTCGAGCTGATCGAACGCGCGATGAAGACCCCGGAGGCGGTGCGCGCGATCAACTATTCGCCGTCGATCGGCAATTTCCTCACCATGACGCTGCTGTCGTTCTGCGCGATCATGCTGCTGCCGCGGCAGTTTCACGTCAGCGTGGTCGAGAACTCCAGCCCCGAGGAGGTCAGCCGCGCCCGCTGGCTGTTTCCGCTCTATCTGGTCGCCATCAACCTGTTCGTGATTCCGATCGCGCTCGCCGGCCTCGTCACCTTTCCGTTCGGCGCCGTGGACAGCGACATGTACGTATTGGCGCTGCCGATCGAGGCGGATTCCCCGCTGCTCAGCATTGCCGTCTTCGTCGGCGGCCTGTCGGCCGCGACCGCGATGGTGATCGTGGAATGCGTCGCGCTCTCCATCATGGTTTCCAACGACATCGTCTTGCCGCTGGTGCTGCAGCGCAGCCCCGCGACGCGCGACGGAAGCAAGGATTTCGGCGACTTCCTGCTCAGTATCCGGCGCTTTGCGATCTTCGCCATCATGGTGATGGCGTATTTCTACTATCGCGCGCTCGGCAATGCTCAACTCGCGGCTATCGGCCTGCTGTCGTTCGCAGCGCTTGCCCAGCTGGCCCCGGCCTTCTTCGGCGGCCTGTTCTGGCGCGAGGGAACCGCCCGCGGCGCCATGACCGGCATGCTGGTCGGCTTTGCGGTGTGGGCCTATACGCTGTTCCTGCCGAGTTTCCTGGAGGGTAATCCCACCGGTCTCCTCCTGCTGCAGCACGGACCGTTCGGCATCGAGGCGCTGCGTCCGCGGGCATTGTTCGGCGCCGACCTGCCGCCGCTGATGCACGGCGTGCTCTGGTCGCTCTCGCTCAACATCCTGACCTACATCGTGATGTCGATCGCGCAACGGCCTTCATCGATCGAACGGCTGCAGGCGGATCTGTTCGTGCCCAACACGCTGGCGCCGATCGCGCCGACGTTCCGGCGCTGGCGGACGACCGTTACCGTGCAGGACATCCAGAGCACGGTGGCGCAATATCTCGGCCCCGAGCGCGCGGCCCAGGCCTTCGAGACCTTTGCCGCCGGCAATCTCGATCCGGCCGCGCCCGCCGACTTCGAACTGCTGCAGCACGCCGAACGCCTGATCGCCTCCTCGATCGGGGCGGCCTCCTCTCGCCTCGTGATGTCGCTGTTGCTGCGCAAGCGAACCGTTTCCGCCAAGGCCGCGCTGAAGCTGCTCGACGATTCCCACGCCGCGCTGCATTTCAACCGCGAGATCCTGCAGACCGCGCTGAACCATGTGCGCCAGGGCATCGCAGTGTTCGATGCGGATTTGCAGCTGATCTGCTCGAACGCCCAGTTCGGCGAAATTCTCGCGCTGCCGCCGCAGGTCGTGCAACTCGGGATTCCCCTGCAGGAAATCCTGGAATTCATGGGCGCCGTCAGCCCGGCCGACTTCGGTGATCCCGATGGGTTGCTGCAGCGACGGCTGGATGCCTACACCACCGAGGGCAAGCCCTATCTGGAGCGCCTGCCGGACCGCCATATGGTGATCGAAGTCCGCTCCAACCGGATGCCGGGCGGCGGCTTCGTCATCACCTTCTCCGACGTCACGCCCAGCTTCGAGGCCGCCGAAGCGCTGGAACGCGCCAATGCGACGCTGGAAAAGCGCGTCCGCGACCGCACCGAGGAACTGACCCGCCTGAATTCCGAACTGGCGCAGGCCAAGAGCACCGCCGAGGACGCCAACATCTCGAAGACCCGCTTCCTTGCGGCCGCCAGCCACGACATCCTGCAGCCGCTCAACGCGGCGCGGCTCTATGTGACGAGTCTCGTCGAGCGGCAGAGCAGCGGCGGCGAGGATTCGCGCCTGGTGGAGAACATCGACGACTCGCTGGAGGCGATCGAGGAAATCCTCGGCGCGCTGCTGGACATCTCGCGGCTGGATGCAGGCGCGATGACGACCTCGATCTCAAGCTTCAAGATGGCCGACCTGATGCGCTCGCTCGAGATTGAGTTCGCGCCGATCGCCCGCGCCAAGGGGCTGGAGCTGACCTTCGTGCCCTGCTCGCTGCCGGTGCAATCCGACCGCTCGCTGCTGCGCCGGCTGCTGCAGAATTTCATCTCGAACGCCATCAAATATACCCCGCGCGGGCGCGTGCTGGTCGGTTGCCGCCGCCACGGACAATCGCTGCAGATCGCGGTCTACGACACCGGCGTCGGCATTCCCGTGACCAAGCGCAGCGAGATCTTCAAGGAATTCCATCGCCTCGAGCAGGGCGCGCGGATCGCCCGCGGCCTCGGCCTCGGCCTGTCGATCGTCGAGCGGCTGGCGCGCGTGCTCAACCACGGCATCGCGATCGATGCCAATGTCAGCGGCGGCTCGGTGTTTTCGGTGACCGTGCCGGTCGCCAAGGCGATCGACCACACCGCCGCGGTCACCAGCGCGACGCCGCTCTCCAAAACGCCGATAAGCGGCGCGCTGGTCGTCTGCATCGAGAACGACCCGGCGATCCTCGACGGTATGAAGACGCTGCTGACGGCGTGGGATGCCGAGGTGATCGCCGTGACCGATCCCGACGCCGCGATCGCCGCGATCGAATCCTCCGGCAGCAGCGTGACCGGCCTGCTGGTCGATTACCATCTCGACCGCGGCAACGGCGTCGCCGCGATCCGTGAGATCCGCCGCCGCTTCGGCGAAAACATTCCCGCGATTCTGATTACCGCGGATCGCAGCCCGAATGTGCGGGCGGCCGCGCGCGAGGAGAACATCGCGATCCTCAACAAGCCGGTCAAGCCGGCGTCGCTGCGCGCTTTGCTCGGCCAGTGGCGGGCGCAACAGCTGGTGGCGGCGGAGTAG